The sequence atacataaatatatatatatatatatatatatatatatatatatgtatactatatacacacacacacacacacacacacacacatacacacacacatatatatatatatattatatatatatatatatatatatatatatatatatatatatatatatatataataatatatatatatatatatatatatatatatatatatatatataatatatatacgtacatatatatatatatatatatatatatatatatatatttatttatttatttatgtatatgtatatatatttatacatatacgtacatatatatatatgggccgcggtggccgaatggttagagcatcagactcaagactgtcacgacggcaatctgagttcgagtgtttgAGTCActagccggcgcgttgttccgatgggcaaggaacttcacctcgattgcctgcctagccactgggtggataagtcagcccaagtcagtgctagacccaagcccggataaaatagagagaatgattacctaaaaaggtaaacaccggcactctccggctctaagagcatcacaacatgaaaactacaattaagtatcatgctgtgaccacggcggctcagacatgaacctaccgttaaaagaagaagatatatattatattatatatatatatatatatattatatatatatatatatatatatgtatatatatatatatatatatatatatatatatatatatatatatatatattatgaatatgtagatatatagataaaatgcatatatgtatggtacatatatgtacttaaataCATAATGCTTAGCATATACAGTTAGTTCGTGAGTGCGTGCCAGCGTCGGCCAGCAAGCTCCTCCTACTTTCACTGGCACTCGTGGGGACACAACCCGCGTCTGGCGGGCGGTCAGCCAGCCGATCGCGTGGGCGCTCTTCGGATCCATATAAAGGGGCCAGTTGCAGCAGGTAACATAACACTCTTCTCGTGTCCACTTCGCTCCCTGCAAGTAAGTTCTCCCACTGTtcgttttctatctctttattggAGTAGGCGAGTTGCGAGTTTGCTCCTGCATGTTTTGAATGAAACGGGAGGGAAATGTCGGCCATTTTACTGGGTTTGTATAAGAAATGATTGTATTAAATAGTTCGTAAGGTATACAACAAGGTCTGCCACTGAGGGTTCAGTATTAACCCAAATTCATGTCCTTACAGGATGTGCCGTGTTGCAATGTTGTTAGTGGTGTTGGCGGTGACAGCCGTCGTGGTGACAGAGGCGCAAAGGGAACCAGCAGCTTCAAAGTGTCAGGTGCATAATATCAAAGTTCACAACTTGGTATGCCTTATTGACTGCGAGGCATGGGAAATGGTCTTCATATCATTTTTCTTACACTGCTAACGTATAGAAATTGTCACATAGCTTTGTGAAACTAATATCTGTAGGAGTTCCACTGATAGCATTCCAATTCTTCTTTTCTGTGTTGGCTCTCATCAGCTGCTTTGTGCGTAATAGACACTAGCAACGTTGCAATGGTCCTGCAACACAACAACAGCCCTAATGAGAACAGTGCTGCTGTTTCTGGTCCTGCTTATTATAATCTATTCCTGTTTATTACAGTCCTATACCATCCCTCTTCCTCAGGCTGCAACAGAACTAGCAATACAGATTCTGCAGGCAGTGAAGGGCGCTCACCCCGGGGTGGCCGTGGGACCCCACAAGAGGAACTCGGAGCTCATTAACTCTCTTCTGGGTCTTCCCAAGTTCATGATCGACGCCGGCAGGAGGTGATGAGATGCCTCCTTTTTCACAAGTTTAACGGTTATGATTAGCTGCAGAAATCTGAGCCCAATTTCCCATGAACCAGTTATACCGTTTCTTATACTGGGAATGTACTAGACAGAAGAAGATGTGTCCTGTAATTTGTGTTTCTTTGGCTGGTCTACTAATTCTGAGCACAGCTGCGTGATTTTGTACAGGTCCAACAATAAACAATATTCGATTGATAATAAGTATTTGGTACTCCTTTAACGAAAATCATGCTAATTTATCTTGTATGGGTGTATATAGCACCCTGAGtgtatgagaggggggggggagggaaggagggaaggaagggaggagggagggagggagggactgaaggagggagagaacaagagagagagaggaagcgaacgagaaagagagaggggggttaggaagggaaggataataataataatggtaatagtttacttaatgcatatatatatatatatatatatatatatatatatatatatatatatatatatatatatatatatatatatatatatatgtgtgtgtgtgtgtgtgtgtgtgtgtgtgtgtgtgtgtgtgtgtgtacacatatgtgtgtgtacacatatgtgtgtgtacacatatgtgtgtgtacacatatgtgtgtgtacacatatgtgtgtgtgtgtgtgtgtgtgtatgatatagatacctaacctcacacacacatatgcatgtatatgtgttggtgttaatcttttgtttttgtgcaAGAAATGGATCCTGGAGGATGTCGCTAAAAGTTATAAAGCTCTTTACGAACAAGATGGTTTTAAGAACTAGTGGCGGTAGGCCCATTGGAGCCCTGAGTTGATTTTTCTGGGCATGAACCTTGGCCAGCAATTCAGCAACCTCGGAGTCTTCCCCGAAGAAAACGCAGGCCATTCAGGAAGAAAGCTGCGGAGATGCTCTTTGAATGTGGCTCCCTGCTCTTAGTAAATGATACAGCTTTCGAAAAACTGATATCTGAAAGAGTGAGCCTAAATCCTCAAGAATGGCAACAATTTGAGCAGAGGTAATTAAATCAAACCGAGGTGTATCAGGAGTTGGAGATAACAATGTACAATGTGAATCAAGTCTTACAAATGTAAATAGCACCATTCCCAGtaacagaaaatgataatttGACTGTCTGTTTTGGTTTTCATCTCAAATTATGCGAATCATGACATATCATATCCAAGTACGAAgtactttattatcaatatcagtcaAGTATTGGGGCTACCGGTCGTTCATCTTAATCGACTCAATGTGAGTACTGATATGTCGTCATTAGTATACTAAAGTCAAAGTCAAGGTGGACAGAAAGTGGTCAACCTACCGCATCCCACAGCTTGGTACACTTTTTCCCTACATGCCCTATGTATCTTCTTGGAATAACTTTGACTTTTGATGATGCAGTGGTAGCGCGGTGGCTCTGAATGTATGAGTTTAAGTCATAATCATCGTCTGAAGTAAGGAAAAACACTCCCATGGGTAGCAGTCACCACCTGGTGACTGCTACCACCTGGTCACCATCTGGTGACTGCTACCCATATAAAAACCGAGAGAGGGTACTGTCGTAATCCTTTATAGGAAGTTTCtgacataaaacaagtccatcaaCATCAGTCCAGTATTTAGTGGATCAGTCAGTATGTATCAGTCTGCCTTTGGATCGAGTGTGATGTTTGTAGACAAATCTTCAAGTATCAGATGATACTTTGATGTATCATCTGATGGATTTACCGAGTTCATTTCAGAAATCTATGGCAAGTCATCAGTGGCTTCGTTGGTTAAGACAGTAGTCAAGCAATTGCTAAAATagtgtttatttataaaatgaaaggAAGCGACCATAGAAGAGTTCAAGTGAAAGTGCTATACATTTTAACTATCAACTTACTGCATTGTGAATAGTAATTTCTTTGCAAAATGATGTTCCCAAGATCCTTGTCACGATGTTATTTCGCTGCGCTGAATGGTGGCCGCACCATGTCTTCTATCTTGCTTGCAATCTGACAAAACGAGCCAGCCATCAACCCTGAGAGGATGATTACCCACCGACCACGACACAAGGTAAGTCAGGATGACCTCAGACTTTGCATAACTTTTCTTTGCGACACGCTCTCGCTCCATCGCTACCCAAGGCCGTCAAGGGTGTCTGATGAACctaattccttttcctcattAAAGACTATGCTGAGTTTTGCTGATCACctagttttttttagaaattcctCTAACAGAAAATGATAATCCAATAACGGCGTTTAAGAAGAGATCGTTTCACGCGTGAAATTAGATAATATCATGTAGCGTGTGATTCAGAAATTTCATATGCAGAAACATGTATTAAGCATGTAGAAATTTTATATTAGGCAGTTCCAACGCTTCCTTTATTTGTGGGGAGAAGGGAGTACCAGACGAATAGtcataggtatatagatatataagtaagaatatatatttgaacACAAATGCAGTAACGTattcacaaaaagaaaaggaaagcagccgtcataaaatagaaataaattaatcGTAACGTAACGAAATTATCGTCAGAGGAATTTGAACAGTTTGAAACATTAAGATTTAATTGCATTTCTTATTGCGGCTGTTTtcttgttcgtatatatatatatatatatatatatatatatatatatatatatatatatatatatatatatatatatatatatatacatatatacataaagagagaaagtgagtaaaAGCGGTGTAAAAGAGAATGTGGCTGagagagtatagtatagtatatacatttaaacacaaaTATGACTATGAATATAACCATAAATATACATGGTATATTtatacatggttatatatatacgcacatacactatTTCATGTACCCTCTCTCAGCCACTCTCGCTTTTTTTTACCATCTCTCGCTTTCTTTattgctctcccccctctctaactGATTCACTGTTTTAACATGCCATATACTGCAGTTCTCCGTGTAATCAAAGTTCCCGACAACAGCTTACTGAATGATTGCAACAAATGTAACTTCACAATAACCAGGATATCATAAAAGACATACGATTATATTTGCTCTTTATTGTTAGACCTTCACAAAGTCATACAGTTGTGCTCAGAATTAGCACACCGATGAAACACAAATTACAGAACACATCCTCTTCTGTTTAGTACAGTCCCAGTATAAGAAACGGTATAACTGGTTCATGGGAAATTGGGCTCAGATTTCTGCAGCTAATCATAACCGTTAAACTTGTGAAAAAGGAGGCATCTCATCACCTCCTGCCGGCGTCGATCATGAACTTGGGAAGACCCAGAAGAGAGTTAATGAGCTCCGAGTTCCTCTTGTGGGGTCCCACGGCCACCCCGGGGTGAGCGCCCTTCACTGCCTGCAGAATCTGTATTGCTAGTTCTGTTGCAGCCTGAGGAAGAGGGATGGTATAGGACTGTAATAAACAGGAATAGATTATAATAAGCAGGACCAGAAGCAGCAGCACTGTTCTTATTAGGGCTGTTGTTGTGTTGCAGGACCATTGCAACATTCCTAGGGTCTATTACGCATAAAGCAGCTGATGAgccaacaaagaaaagaagaattggaATGCTATCAGTGGAACTCCTACAGATATTAGTTTCACAAAGCTATGTGACAATTTCTATATGTTAACAGTGTAAGAAAAATGATATGAAGACCATTTCCCATGCCTCGCAGTCAATAAGGCATGCCAAGTTGTGAACTTTGATATTATGCACCTGACACTTTGAAGCTGCTGGTTCCCTTTGCGCCTCTGTCACCACGACGGCTGTCACCGCCAACACCACTAACAACATTGCAACACGGCACATCCTGTAAGGACATGAATTTGGGTTAATACTGAACCCTCAGTATACCTTATGAACtatttaatacaatatttttttatacaaacccAGTAAAATGGCCGACATTTCCCTCCTGTTTCATTCAAAACATGCAGGAGCAAACTCGCAATTCGCCTACTtcaataaagagatagaaaacgaACAGTGGGAGAACTTACTTGCAGAGAGCGAAGTGGACACGAGAAGAGTGTTATGCTACCTGCTGCAACTGGCCCCTTTATATGGATCCGGAGAGCGCCCACGCGATCGCGCCCCTCGGCTGGTTGACCGCCCGCGAGACACGGATTGTGTCCACACGGGTGCCAATGAAAGTAGGAGCTTGCTAGCCGACGCTGGCACGCACTCACGAACTAACTGTATATGCTAAGCATTATGtatttaagtacatatatgtactatacatatacacattatacctatatatactacatattcatactatatatgcgcgcactatatactacatacttacatgcatgcacgggcacacacacacacacacacacacacacacacacacacacacgcacacacacacacacacacacacacacacacacacacacacacaccatatatatatatatatatata is a genomic window of Penaeus monodon isolate SGIC_2016 chromosome 10, NSTDA_Pmon_1, whole genome shotgun sequence containing:
- the LOC119577465 gene encoding pigment-dispersing hormone type 1-like produces the protein MCRVAMLLVVLAVTAVVVTEAQREPAASKCQAATELAIQILQAVKGAHPGVAVGPHKRNSELINSLLGLPKFMIDAGRR